The following coding sequences lie in one Amycolatopsis cihanbeyliensis genomic window:
- the ilvN gene encoding acetolactate synthase small subunit yields MSTHTLSVLVENVPGVLARVSGLFSRRGFNIESLAVGPTENPEVSRMTIVVAVDELPLEQVTKQLNKLVNVIKIVELDPSTAVQRELLLVKVRADATVRSQVLETVQLFRAKVVDVSPEALTIEATGTGDKINALLRMLEPYGVRELVQSGMVAVGRGARSITATGTR; encoded by the coding sequence ATGTCCACACACACGTTGAGCGTCCTGGTGGAGAACGTGCCAGGGGTGCTCGCCCGCGTCTCGGGACTCTTCTCCCGGCGCGGCTTCAATATCGAGTCCCTCGCCGTCGGACCCACGGAGAACCCGGAGGTGTCCAGGATGACGATCGTGGTCGCCGTGGACGAGCTACCGCTCGAGCAGGTGACCAAACAGCTCAACAAGCTGGTCAACGTCATCAAGATCGTGGAGCTCGATCCGAGCACCGCGGTGCAACGCGAACTGCTGCTGGTCAAGGTCAGGGCGGACGCCACCGTGCGCAGCCAGGTGCTGGAGACCGTGCAGCTGTTCCGTGCCAAGGTGGTGGACGTCTCGCCGGAGGCGTTGACCATCGAGGCCACCGGCACCGGCGACAAGATCAACGCCCTGTTGCGCATGCTCGAACCGTATGGGGTCCGGGAACTTGTGCAGTCCGGCATGGTCGCGGTCGGCCGGGGTGCCCGGTCCATCACGGCGACCGGAACGCGCTGA
- a CDS encoding acetolactate synthase large subunit, with protein MTSATSRSDKNAGQAPASGTPTPSPAQPGQGARPKPAPPAGTPVRVTGAQSLVRSLEAVGAEVVFGIPGGTILPAYDPLLDSTKVRHVLVRHEQGAGHAATGYAQATGKVGVCMATSGPGATNLVTPLADANMDSVPLVAITGQQTRALIGTDAFQEADICGITMPITKHNYLVTNPADIPRVIAEAFHLASSGRPGPVLVDIPKDVLQETTSFVWPAEMHLPGYRPTLRPHGKQVREAARLIAGSRRPVLYVGGGVLKAQATAQLRELAEATGIPVVTTLMARGAFPDSHSQHLGMPGMHGSVAAVAAMQRSDLLIALGTRFDDRVTGQLSSFAPDATVVHADIDPAEISKNRKADVPIVGDCAEIIAELTTAVRQETEQSGEPDLAAWWTQLDSWRDTFPAGYEWPPDGALSPQYVIERIGRLAGTDAVYTAGVGQHQMWAAQFIGYERPGTWINSGGLGTMGFAVPAAMGAQFGQPDKQVWAIDGDGCFQMTNQELATCAIEGAPIKVAVINNGNLGMVRQWQNLFYAERYSNTDLGTHKHRIPDFTLLAESLGCAGLRCETKDEVDTVIERAMAINDRPVVIDFVVGEDAQVWPMVAAGTGNDEIMAARGIRPLFDEDEI; from the coding sequence ATGACAAGCGCCACCTCGCGATCGGATAAGAACGCCGGGCAGGCACCGGCGAGTGGGACACCCACGCCGAGTCCAGCGCAGCCCGGCCAAGGAGCACGCCCGAAACCGGCGCCGCCCGCAGGCACCCCTGTCCGGGTGACCGGTGCGCAGTCGCTCGTGCGCTCACTCGAGGCGGTAGGGGCCGAAGTGGTCTTCGGTATTCCGGGTGGCACCATCCTGCCCGCCTACGACCCGTTGCTCGACTCCACGAAGGTCCGGCACGTCCTGGTCCGGCACGAGCAGGGGGCTGGGCACGCGGCGACCGGCTACGCGCAGGCCACCGGCAAGGTCGGCGTGTGCATGGCGACTTCGGGACCGGGTGCGACGAACCTGGTCACCCCGCTGGCGGACGCGAACATGGACTCGGTGCCGCTGGTCGCGATCACCGGCCAGCAGACCAGGGCGCTGATCGGCACGGACGCGTTCCAGGAAGCGGACATCTGCGGCATCACCATGCCGATCACCAAGCACAACTACCTGGTCACCAACCCCGCCGATATCCCGAGGGTGATCGCCGAGGCGTTCCACCTCGCGTCCAGTGGCAGGCCGGGGCCGGTGCTGGTGGACATCCCCAAGGACGTGCTGCAGGAGACCACGTCCTTCGTCTGGCCCGCGGAGATGCACCTGCCCGGCTACCGGCCGACCCTGCGCCCGCACGGCAAGCAGGTCCGGGAGGCGGCGCGGCTGATCGCCGGCTCCCGCAGGCCCGTGCTCTATGTCGGCGGCGGCGTGCTCAAGGCGCAGGCCACCGCGCAGCTGCGCGAGCTCGCCGAGGCCACCGGGATCCCGGTGGTCACCACGCTGATGGCCCGCGGTGCGTTCCCCGACTCGCATTCCCAGCACCTCGGCATGCCGGGGATGCACGGCTCGGTGGCCGCGGTCGCGGCGATGCAGCGTTCCGACCTGCTGATCGCGCTGGGCACCCGGTTCGACGACCGGGTGACCGGGCAACTGTCCTCCTTCGCGCCGGACGCCACCGTGGTGCACGCCGATATCGACCCGGCGGAGATCTCCAAGAACCGCAAGGCGGACGTGCCGATCGTCGGGGACTGCGCGGAGATCATCGCGGAGCTGACCACCGCCGTGCGGCAGGAGACCGAGCAGTCGGGGGAACCGGACCTCGCGGCCTGGTGGACCCAGCTCGACTCCTGGCGGGACACTTTCCCCGCGGGCTACGAGTGGCCTCCGGACGGCGCGCTGTCCCCGCAGTACGTGATCGAGCGGATCGGCAGGTTGGCCGGCACCGACGCGGTGTACACCGCGGGCGTCGGGCAGCACCAGATGTGGGCGGCGCAGTTCATCGGCTACGAGCGGCCGGGCACCTGGATCAACTCCGGCGGCCTGGGCACGATGGGCTTCGCGGTGCCTGCCGCGATGGGTGCGCAGTTCGGCCAGCCGGACAAGCAGGTCTGGGCCATCGACGGGGACGGCTGTTTCCAGATGACGAACCAGGAACTGGCCACCTGCGCCATCGAGGGTGCCCCGATCAAGGTCGCGGTGATCAACAACGGCAACCTCGGCATGGTCCGTCAGTGGCAGAACCTGTTCTATGCCGAGCGCTACTCCAACACCGATCTCGGCACACACAAGCACCGCATCCCGGACTTCACGCTGCTGGCCGAGTCGCTGGGCTGCGCCGGCCTGCGTTGCGAGACCAAGGACGAGGTCGACACCGTGATCGAGCGGGCGATGGCGATCAACGACCGGCCCGTGGTGATCGACTTCGTGGTCGGCGAGGACGCGCAGGTGTGGCCGATGGTCGCCGCCGGCACCGGCAACGACGAGATCATGGCCGCCCGCGGGATCCGCCCGCTGTTCGACGAGGATGAGATCTGA
- a CDS encoding PH domain-containing protein yields the protein MAKNARQEATTTGRKAILRVPGIATLAVALLTVCVTPAAFALPGLQALYLVPIALFVWILRTRTVADARGLTVRTVFGTRELPWSRLKGLSLTKRGKVRAVTTDGEEVALPTVRTRHLPVLSLVSEGRVGDPTGLTEDMDTTSESPSAGQE from the coding sequence GTGGCGAAAAATGCACGGCAGGAAGCGACGACGACCGGCAGGAAGGCGATCCTGCGCGTTCCGGGGATCGCGACGCTCGCCGTGGCGCTGCTCACCGTGTGTGTGACGCCCGCCGCATTCGCCCTGCCCGGGCTGCAGGCCCTCTACCTGGTGCCGATCGCGCTGTTCGTCTGGATCCTGCGCACCCGCACGGTCGCGGACGCGCGTGGACTCACCGTGCGGACGGTGTTCGGCACGCGGGAACTGCCCTGGTCGCGGCTGAAAGGGCTGAGCCTGACCAAGCGCGGGAAGGTGCGCGCGGTGACCACCGACGGCGAGGAAGTCGCGCTGCCGACCGTGCGCACCCGGCACCTTCCGGTGCTGTCCCTGGTCAGTGAGGGCCGCGTGGGTGATCCCACCGGGCTGACCGAGGACATGGACACCACGAGCGAGTCCCCGTCCGCCGGACAGGAGTAG
- the ilvD gene encoding dihydroxy-acid dehydratase yields the protein MPALRSRTTTHGRNAAGARSLWRATGMTDDDFGKPIVAIANSYTQFVPGHVHLKDLGGIVAEAVAEAGGVAREFHTIAVDDGIAMGHSGMLYSLPSREVIADSVEYMVNAHQADALVCISNCDKITPGMLNAAMRLNVPVVFVSGGPMEAGKAVVVDGVAQAPTDLITAISASASPAVDDEGLSVVERSACPTCGSCSGMFTANSMNCLTEALGLSLPGNGSTLATHAARRELFTGAGRTVVELCRRYYAEDDESVLPRAIASKEAFENAMALDMAMGGSTNTVLHILAAAQEGEIDFTLADIDAIGRRVPCLSKVAPNSDYHMEDVHRAGGIPAILGELYRGGLLNPGVRAVHAGSLDEWLSTWDIRAAGPSAEAVELFHAAPGGVRTTEAFSTSNRWSDLDLDAEGGCVRDIAHAYTADGGLAVLRGNLAENGAVIKSAGIEESLWRFQGPARVLESQEEAVSAILGKQVRPGEVLVVRYEGPSGGPGMQEMLHPTAFLKGSGLGKRCALITDGRFSGGSSGISVGHIAPEAAAGGSIGLVENGDQILIDVRERRLELLVEPDVLAERRAKMEAGERPWQPTERNRPVSAALRAYAHLATSADTGAVRRLP from the coding sequence TTGCCCGCGCTGCGCTCCCGCACCACCACCCACGGCCGCAATGCCGCAGGGGCCCGTTCCCTGTGGCGGGCCACCGGCATGACCGATGACGACTTCGGCAAGCCGATCGTGGCGATCGCCAACTCCTACACCCAGTTCGTGCCGGGGCACGTGCACCTCAAGGATCTCGGCGGGATCGTCGCCGAGGCCGTTGCCGAAGCCGGTGGAGTGGCCAGGGAGTTCCACACCATCGCGGTGGACGACGGGATCGCCATGGGGCACAGCGGCATGCTGTACTCGCTGCCCTCGCGGGAGGTCATCGCGGACTCGGTGGAGTACATGGTGAACGCGCACCAGGCCGACGCGCTGGTGTGCATCTCCAACTGCGACAAGATCACCCCGGGCATGCTGAACGCGGCGATGCGGCTGAACGTCCCGGTGGTGTTCGTCTCCGGCGGTCCGATGGAGGCGGGCAAGGCCGTGGTGGTCGACGGGGTGGCGCAGGCGCCGACGGACCTGATCACCGCGATCTCCGCCTCGGCCAGCCCGGCCGTTGACGACGAGGGCCTGTCCGTCGTGGAGCGTTCCGCCTGCCCGACCTGTGGCTCCTGCTCCGGGATGTTCACCGCGAACTCGATGAACTGCCTCACCGAGGCGCTCGGCCTCTCCCTGCCGGGCAACGGGTCCACGTTGGCCACGCATGCCGCGCGGCGGGAACTGTTCACCGGCGCCGGCCGCACGGTGGTCGAGCTGTGCCGGCGCTACTACGCCGAGGACGACGAGAGCGTGCTGCCCCGCGCGATCGCGAGCAAGGAGGCTTTCGAGAACGCGATGGCGCTGGACATGGCGATGGGTGGCTCCACGAACACCGTGCTGCACATTCTCGCCGCCGCGCAGGAGGGCGAGATCGACTTCACCCTCGCCGACATCGACGCGATCGGCAGGCGGGTGCCCTGCCTTTCCAAGGTGGCGCCGAACTCCGACTACCACATGGAGGACGTGCACCGGGCCGGCGGCATCCCGGCGATCCTCGGCGAGCTGTACCGGGGCGGCCTGCTGAATCCCGGCGTGCGCGCCGTGCACGCCGGGAGCTTGGACGAATGGTTGTCCACATGGGACATCCGCGCCGCCGGTCCTTCCGCAGAGGCGGTGGAGCTGTTCCACGCCGCGCCCGGCGGGGTGCGCACCACCGAGGCGTTCTCCACCTCGAACCGGTGGTCCGATCTTGACCTCGACGCCGAGGGCGGGTGCGTCAGGGACATCGCGCACGCCTACACCGCCGACGGCGGGCTCGCGGTACTGCGCGGCAACCTCGCGGAGAACGGGGCCGTGATCAAATCGGCCGGGATCGAGGAGTCACTCTGGCGGTTCCAGGGACCGGCGCGGGTGCTGGAGAGCCAGGAGGAGGCCGTCTCGGCGATCCTCGGCAAGCAGGTCCGGCCCGGCGAGGTGCTGGTGGTGCGCTACGAGGGTCCCTCGGGCGGACCGGGGATGCAGGAGATGCTGCATCCCACGGCGTTCCTCAAGGGCTCGGGGCTTGGCAAGCGGTGCGCCCTGATCACCGACGGGCGGTTCTCCGGTGGCTCCTCCGGGATCTCGGTGGGGCACATCGCACCGGAGGCCGCGGCGGGCGGCTCGATCGGGCTGGTGGAGAACGGTGACCAGATCCTGATCGACGTCCGCGAGCGCAGGCTGGAGTTGCTGGTGGAGCCGGACGTCCTGGCCGAGCGCCGGGCCAAGATGGAGGCGGGCGAACGCCCCTGGCAGCCCACCGAACGGAACCGCCCGGTCAGCGCCGCCCTGCGCGCCTACGCCCACCTGGCCACCTCGGCCGACACCGGCGCCGTCCGCCGCCTCCCCTAG
- a CDS encoding DoxX family protein codes for MSTQDDEYKTTQISTGSGSGPSDSGLASEQTSLLSGVGDGTDNTGGQVDDSTRWHGGLDLGLLLLRVVVGGTMAVHGAQKLFGVFDGPGIGGFADALGGMGYTSQTTLLSWLTALAEFGGGLLLALGLFTWIGASAVLGVMANIVFVKFDNGLSMSNGGFEYELVLGTVALALLFTGSGRVALDKNTPWRRKPMPFAILGVLIAAAASVVVIVLAR; via the coding sequence GTGAGCACTCAGGACGATGAGTACAAGACCACCCAGATATCCACCGGATCCGGATCGGGGCCGAGCGACAGCGGCCTCGCCTCGGAGCAGACCAGCCTGCTGTCCGGGGTCGGCGACGGCACCGACAACACCGGCGGTCAGGTCGACGACTCCACCCGCTGGCACGGCGGCCTCGACCTTGGCCTGCTGCTGCTGCGCGTGGTCGTCGGCGGCACGATGGCGGTACACGGCGCGCAGAAACTGTTCGGCGTCTTCGACGGCCCGGGCATCGGCGGTTTCGCCGACGCACTCGGCGGGATGGGCTACACCAGCCAGACGACCCTGCTGTCCTGGCTCACCGCGCTGGCCGAGTTCGGCGGCGGCCTCCTGCTCGCGCTTGGGCTGTTCACCTGGATCGGCGCCTCGGCCGTTCTCGGTGTGATGGCGAACATCGTGTTCGTCAAGTTCGACAACGGCCTTTCCATGAGTAATGGCGGCTTCGAGTACGAGCTCGTGCTCGGCACCGTCGCGCTGGCTTTGCTGTTCACCGGTTCCGGCCGGGTCGCGCTGGACAAGAACACCCCGTGGCGGCGGAAGCCGATGCCGTTCGCGATCCTCGGCGTGCTGATCGCGGCGGCGGCCTCGGTCGTCGTCATCGTCCTCGCCCGCTGA
- a CDS encoding cation diffusion facilitator family transporter has product MGHGHGHGQLPADGSASGRYVGKLALALGIGASFMVLELVVGFVTGSLALISDGAHMFTDVFGVGMALVAILLARRSGPTFTRTFGMYRAEVLAALGNAVLLFGVAGYVLYEAIERIGSPPAVPGLPVLLVATAGLVANLASFLLLRSGAKESLNVRGAYLEVLADLIGSFGVLLSGAITLLTGWRYADPIIGVAIGFFVLPRTYVLARRALRILFQHAPQGVDVAKISAELAAVPGVIDVHDLHVWTLTSGMEVASAHLTIERDAESSDVLVAAQDLLSNGYSIEHATLQVEPRESARRCEELSW; this is encoded by the coding sequence ATGGGCCATGGCCACGGGCACGGACAACTGCCCGCGGATGGCAGTGCCTCCGGGCGCTATGTCGGCAAGCTCGCTCTCGCGTTGGGCATCGGCGCGAGTTTCATGGTGCTCGAACTGGTGGTCGGGTTCGTCACCGGCTCGCTCGCGTTGATCTCCGACGGTGCGCACATGTTCACCGACGTCTTCGGCGTCGGTATGGCGCTGGTCGCGATCCTGCTCGCCCGCCGCAGCGGCCCCACCTTCACCCGCACCTTCGGCATGTACCGCGCCGAGGTGCTGGCCGCGCTCGGTAACGCCGTCCTGCTGTTCGGTGTCGCCGGGTACGTGCTCTACGAGGCGATCGAGCGGATCGGCAGCCCGCCCGCGGTCCCCGGCCTCCCGGTGCTGCTCGTGGCCACCGCCGGCCTCGTCGCGAACCTCGCCTCCTTCCTCCTGCTGCGCTCCGGCGCCAAGGAGAGCCTGAACGTCCGGGGCGCCTACCTCGAGGTGCTCGCCGACCTGATCGGGTCCTTCGGGGTGCTGCTCAGCGGTGCCATCACCCTGCTGACCGGTTGGCGCTACGCCGACCCGATCATCGGTGTCGCGATCGGCTTCTTCGTGCTCCCGCGGACCTACGTGCTGGCCCGGCGCGCGCTGCGAATCCTGTTCCAGCATGCGCCGCAGGGGGTGGACGTTGCCAAGATCAGCGCGGAGCTGGCCGCGGTGCCCGGGGTGATCGACGTACACGACCTGCATGTCTGGACCCTGACCTCCGGCATGGAGGTGGCTTCGGCGCACCTCACGATCGAGCGGGACGCGGAGTCCTCCGACGTCCTGGTCGCGGCCCAGGATCTGTTATCAAACGGTTACTCCATCGAGCATGCCACCCTGCAGGTGGAACCGCGGGAATCCGCCCGGCGCTGCGAGGAACTGTCCTGGTGA
- a CDS encoding phytoene desaturase family protein, protein MDVAIVGSGPNGLAAAVLMARAGLSVRVFEAADRLGGGLRSMPLFDGEVVHDVCSAVHPMAVAAPFFRRFDLEARGVELPSPAVSYAHPLDGGAGIAYRDLEETCERLGQDGARWRRLMAPLARRSTQLIDFFFSDQRRLPRDPVATLLLGLRTLQHGTALSRHAFCGRQAPALLAGVAAHSVGRLPSLPGGAVSLLLGHLAHTCGWPVPRGGSQRIADAMVADIERHGGTLHPGTPVTELAELGRARAVLLDVSPSVFVRIAGRLLPPHYRRQLATFRYGPAAAKVDFLVSEPIPWADPAVGQAGTVHLGGEQAEVFATETGVSRGRYPDEPFVLLAQPAVADPGRAREGKWPVWAYCHLPNGDPTDPTDLIQARIERFAPGFGDTVLARHGVPAPAMEAYNPNYVGGDIGAGAVNLRQTFLRPTPRWDPHSTPLGGVYLCSASTPPGPGVHGMSGYFAAVSALRREFGIRDLPELGPAR, encoded by the coding sequence ATGGACGTGGCCATCGTCGGATCGGGACCGAATGGCCTGGCCGCGGCGGTGCTGATGGCCCGCGCCGGGCTGTCCGTACGGGTGTTCGAGGCCGCCGACCGGCTGGGGGGCGGCCTCCGGTCGATGCCGCTGTTCGACGGCGAGGTGGTGCACGATGTCTGCTCGGCCGTTCACCCGATGGCGGTAGCCGCACCGTTCTTCCGCCGGTTCGACCTCGAGGCCCGCGGCGTCGAGCTGCCGAGCCCGGCGGTCAGCTACGCCCATCCGCTCGATGGCGGCGCCGGTATCGCCTACCGCGACCTGGAGGAGACCTGCGAGCGGCTCGGCCAGGACGGTGCCCGGTGGCGACGGCTGATGGCGCCGCTGGCCCGGCGCAGCACCCAGTTGATCGACTTCTTCTTCTCCGACCAGCGCAGGCTGCCCCGTGACCCGGTCGCCACGCTGCTGCTCGGCCTGCGCACCCTGCAACACGGCACTGCCCTGTCCCGGCACGCCTTCTGCGGCAGGCAGGCACCCGCGCTGCTCGCCGGGGTCGCGGCGCATTCGGTGGGCAGGTTGCCGAGCCTGCCGGGCGGCGCCGTGTCGCTGCTGCTCGGGCACCTCGCGCACACCTGCGGCTGGCCCGTACCCCGTGGCGGGAGCCAGCGCATCGCGGACGCGATGGTGGCGGACATCGAGCGGCACGGCGGCACCCTGCACCCCGGCACGCCGGTGACCGAGCTCGCCGAACTGGGCCGGGCCCGAGCGGTCCTGCTGGACGTGAGCCCCAGCGTGTTCGTCCGGATCGCCGGCCGGTTGCTCCCGCCGCACTACCGGCGACAGCTGGCCACGTTTCGCTACGGCCCGGCCGCGGCCAAGGTGGACTTCCTGGTCTCCGAACCCATCCCCTGGGCCGACCCCGCGGTCGGCCAAGCGGGCACGGTGCACCTCGGCGGCGAGCAGGCCGAGGTCTTCGCCACCGAAACCGGCGTGTCCAGGGGGCGGTACCCGGACGAGCCGTTCGTCCTGCTCGCCCAGCCCGCGGTGGCCGACCCCGGGCGCGCGCGGGAGGGCAAGTGGCCGGTGTGGGCCTACTGCCACCTGCCGAACGGCGACCCCACCGACCCGACGGACCTGATCCAGGCCCGGATCGAACGGTTCGCCCCCGGCTTCGGCGACACCGTGCTCGCCCGCCACGGCGTCCCCGCCCCCGCGATGGAGGCCTACAACCCGAACTACGTCGGCGGCGACATCGGCGCGGGCGCGGTGAACCTGCGGCAGACCTTCCTGCGGCCGACCCCCCGGTGGGACCCGCACAGCACTCCGCTCGGCGGCGTCTACCTGTGTTCGGCTTCCACCCCACCCGGCCCCGGCGTGCACGGCATGTCCGGGTACTTCGCGGCCGTCTCCGCCCTGCGCCGCGAGTTCGGCATCCGTGACCTGCCCGAACTCGGCCCGGCGCGTTGA
- a CDS encoding NADH:flavin oxidoreductase/NADH oxidase family protein, with product MTILAENLKLPCGATLPNRLAKAGMSEQLADRAGRPTDTLTRLYATWARGGAGLLITGNVMIDRCGLVEPRNVILDDDRAPAAYKSWADAVHAGGAQMWMQINHPGRVATVPLNRWPLAPSASREPVPGYNLRRPRQLSGSDIQDLVRRFARTAELAVGNGFDGVQVHAAHGFLLSQFLSPLANTRDDSYGGDAAGRRRLLLEVVDAVRAAIGSGVPIAVKLNSKDFQHGGLDEAESLDVARALAGAGVDLIEISGGNYAEPAMTGVHDRGRLAGNNPYFLDYARKVRDVVDVPLMLTGGVRTRETMERIVAEGAADVLGIARPMAFVPDYPARILAGELEPELPKGPPRTGYRPADGYLQLAYHNVQFHRMAKGLAPQVNPGPGTVARAIAVISRNFVSQAVVPR from the coding sequence ATGACGATTCTCGCCGAGAACCTGAAACTCCCGTGTGGCGCGACGCTGCCCAACCGCCTGGCCAAGGCCGGGATGAGCGAGCAACTCGCCGACCGCGCGGGCAGGCCGACCGACACACTGACCCGCCTCTACGCCACCTGGGCGCGTGGCGGCGCCGGCCTGCTGATCACCGGCAACGTGATGATCGACCGCTGCGGGCTCGTCGAACCGCGCAACGTGATCCTCGACGACGACCGCGCGCCCGCCGCGTACAAGTCGTGGGCCGATGCCGTGCACGCAGGCGGCGCGCAAATGTGGATGCAGATCAACCACCCCGGACGGGTCGCCACAGTGCCGCTCAACAGGTGGCCGCTGGCGCCGTCGGCCAGCCGCGAGCCGGTGCCGGGCTACAACCTCCGCCGTCCGCGCCAACTCTCCGGCTCCGATATCCAGGACCTCGTCCGCCGGTTCGCGCGCACCGCCGAGCTGGCTGTGGGCAATGGCTTCGACGGCGTGCAGGTCCACGCGGCACACGGATTCCTGCTCTCGCAGTTCCTTTCGCCGCTGGCGAATACGCGCGACGACTCCTACGGCGGGGACGCGGCCGGCCGTCGCAGGCTGCTGCTGGAGGTCGTCGACGCCGTGCGTGCGGCCATCGGGAGCGGCGTGCCGATCGCCGTGAAGCTGAACTCGAAGGACTTCCAGCACGGTGGCCTCGACGAAGCCGAGTCCCTCGACGTGGCCCGGGCGCTGGCCGGCGCCGGGGTGGACCTGATCGAGATCTCCGGCGGCAACTACGCCGAACCCGCCATGACCGGCGTGCACGACCGCGGGCGGCTGGCCGGCAACAACCCGTACTTTCTGGACTATGCCCGCAAGGTCCGCGACGTCGTCGACGTCCCGCTGATGCTCACCGGCGGCGTCCGGACCCGCGAGACCATGGAACGCATCGTCGCCGAGGGCGCCGCGGATGTGCTCGGCATAGCCCGCCCGATGGCCTTCGTGCCGGACTACCCGGCCCGGATCCTCGCCGGCGAACTCGAGCCGGAGCTGCCGAAGGGCCCACCGCGCACTGGCTACCGACCCGCCGACGGCTACCTGCAGCTGGCCTACCACAACGTCCAGTTCCACCGGATGGCCAAGGGTCTCGCGCCGCAGGTCAACCCCGGCCCGGGCACCGTCGCCAGGGCCATCGCCGTGATCAGCCGGAACTTCGTGTCCCAGGCGGTCGTGCCCCGCTGA
- a CDS encoding acetoacetate decarboxylase family protein, with amino-acid sequence MSGWEPAQRTAGRGLVADLRRMLSLGGPFGTLYRDAHYFSATIEVDPDATKPWLPFGVRLAEPARAEVFTAFFPDCNYGSVYHEAGVFVHIKAGRKVGIHCPWMILDDDVALILGRELLGYPKKLGEIDWTLDGDAVHAEASRRGATVISMGGRLGVRIDDPPPILGRPHRNVYGLIGAALPRVVAFTPGERVIEVRQVEDFQLVIGGSERDPIDQLGLGRVVEARLHRVDLTMGTPPIPIRPLTPLFTAARLRPRVL; translated from the coding sequence ATGAGCGGCTGGGAACCGGCGCAGCGCACCGCGGGCCGCGGCCTGGTAGCCGACTTGCGGCGGATGCTGTCCCTCGGCGGTCCGTTCGGCACGCTCTACCGCGACGCGCACTACTTCAGCGCCACCATCGAGGTCGACCCGGACGCGACGAAGCCGTGGCTGCCCTTCGGTGTTCGGCTCGCGGAGCCCGCGCGGGCGGAGGTGTTCACCGCGTTCTTCCCGGACTGCAACTACGGGTCGGTCTACCACGAGGCGGGCGTGTTCGTGCATATCAAGGCGGGCCGCAAGGTGGGCATCCACTGCCCGTGGATGATCCTCGACGATGATGTCGCGCTGATCCTCGGCCGCGAGCTGCTCGGCTATCCGAAGAAGCTCGGCGAGATCGACTGGACGCTCGACGGCGACGCCGTCCACGCCGAGGCGAGCCGCCGCGGCGCCACGGTGATCTCGATGGGCGGCAGGCTCGGCGTGCGGATCGACGACCCGCCGCCGATCCTCGGCCGGCCGCACCGCAACGTGTACGGCCTGATCGGCGCGGCCCTCCCGCGCGTCGTCGCGTTCACGCCGGGGGAGCGCGTGATCGAGGTGCGCCAGGTGGAGGACTTCCAGCTCGTCATCGGCGGCTCCGAGCGCGATCCGATCGACCAGCTGGGACTCGGACGCGTCGTCGAGGCTCGGCTGCACCGCGTCGACCTGACCATGGGAACGCCGCCGATCCCGATCCGCCCGCTCACGCCGCTGTTCACCGCTGCCCGACTCCGACCAAGGGTGCTGTAG
- a CDS encoding SDR family NAD(P)-dependent oxidoreductase, translating to MSLPTPTPRNRAVVTGASSGIGAALAEGLAARGYSLILIARREDRLRELATRLSAKHRVEAEVRPCDLGDPGQRPKLAHELSERDIAVLCNNAGFATYGPLSTLTGERERLQVEVDVVAVHELTLAVLPGMLERKAGAILITGSTAGNQPGPNNTTYAACKAFANTFSESLHGELAGTGVSATLLAPGPVKTEFTRVAEVSALDKLVPAPLWVSAERAAQLAIKGMAKRKRRVIPGSFAKTQTLGGQYTPRGIIGPLLRTVYGRLKP from the coding sequence ATGAGCCTGCCGACACCGACGCCACGTAACCGTGCCGTCGTCACCGGCGCGTCTTCCGGGATCGGCGCAGCGCTCGCCGAGGGCCTGGCCGCCCGCGGCTACTCGCTGATCCTCATCGCCCGCCGGGAGGACCGCCTGCGCGAGCTGGCCACCAGGCTGAGCGCGAAGCACCGGGTCGAGGCCGAGGTGCGCCCGTGCGACCTCGGCGACCCCGGCCAGCGCCCCAAGCTCGCCCACGAGCTGTCCGAACGCGACATCGCGGTGCTGTGCAACAACGCCGGATTCGCCACTTACGGGCCGCTGTCCACCCTGACCGGCGAGCGGGAACGGCTGCAGGTCGAGGTCGACGTGGTCGCGGTGCACGAGCTGACCCTGGCCGTGCTGCCCGGCATGCTGGAGCGCAAGGCGGGCGCGATCCTGATCACCGGCTCCACCGCGGGCAACCAGCCCGGCCCGAACAACACCACCTACGCGGCGTGCAAGGCCTTCGCCAACACCTTCAGCGAGTCGCTGCACGGCGAGCTGGCGGGCACCGGGGTGAGTGCGACGCTGCTCGCGCCCGGTCCGGTGAAGACCGAGTTCACGCGGGTCGCCGAGGTGTCCGCGCTGGACAAGCTGGTCCCGGCGCCGCTGTGGGTGTCGGCCGAACGGGCCGCGCAGCTCGCGATCAAGGGGATGGCCAAGCGGAAGCGTCGCGTCATCCCTGGGTCGTTCGCCAAGACGCAGACACTCGGCGGGCAGTACACCCCGCGCGGGATCATCGGGCCGCTGCTGCGCACCGTGTACGGACGGCTGAAGCCATGA